In one Gemmatimonadaceae bacterium genomic region, the following are encoded:
- a CDS encoding bacteriocin fulvocin C-related protein — MTRQSAWRAWLGVATFCGIALLGVGAIGYISKPPTPTKEVQDWLKLSSNVRPTTLSGIAAQPERRRRPLIAMLSAEEKVALWREHLSSFVLPSEQLSPAQRAIRLAFRDSLSEAQIAQIRFAIERLPDVFDERKPLAARQKVANELCTFNRTLFSRAQAGAIFATIGVSDVKLRPKAADSLVQPNLIRASIIGGSRAFALLNIGAAKLGLVQLRPCNCSASSYCSCGNCGIGGSPCAPETGEQASCGCFMTWPCDGRCPFT, encoded by the coding sequence ATGACACGGCAATCTGCATGGCGAGCATGGCTGGGCGTCGCAACCTTTTGCGGCATTGCGTTGCTTGGCGTCGGAGCAATTGGCTACATCAGTAAACCTCCCACGCCGACCAAGGAGGTGCAGGATTGGCTCAAACTCAGCTCTAATGTTCGGCCGACGACGCTCTCAGGGATTGCAGCCCAACCAGAACGTCGCCGGCGCCCTCTAATTGCGATGCTTAGTGCCGAAGAAAAGGTTGCACTTTGGAGGGAACATCTCTCTTCATTTGTTCTCCCAAGCGAGCAGCTCTCACCCGCGCAGCGAGCCATTCGTCTCGCGTTCCGAGACTCTCTTTCCGAAGCTCAGATTGCACAGATTCGCTTCGCGATTGAGCGACTTCCGGACGTATTTGATGAGCGTAAGCCGCTCGCGGCGCGACAGAAAGTTGCAAACGAGCTTTGTACGTTTAATAGAACGCTCTTTAGTCGTGCTCAAGCCGGTGCGATCTTCGCAACCATTGGAGTCTCCGACGTAAAGCTCCGTCCGAAAGCTGCCGATAGCCTCGTGCAGCCGAACCTGATCCGGGCAAGCATCATTGGAGGGTCAAGGGCTTTCGCACTCCTTAACATTGGTGCGGCAAAACTCGGGCTAGTGCAGCTTAGGCCGTGCAACTGCTCCGCTTCCTCCTACTGTAGTTGCGGGAACTGTGGTATCGGTGGATCACCGTGCGCGCCGGAAACGGGTGAACAGGCTTCATGCGGCTGCTTTATGACGTGGCCATGCGACGGCCGGTGTCCTTTCACTTGA
- a CDS encoding glutaminyl-peptide cyclotransferase, with protein MALVRNPVAKVERLPGYDVEVVASYPHDTAAFTEGLVWYKQRLFEGTGEVGHSDIREVALQTGRVLRKRALPSPHFGEGIAILADQLYELTWRSGRAFQFDVRTFRPVREFAYTGEGWGLTTDGSSLIMSDGSSTIRFLDPSTFAVRRTIQVVDQTLPVSQLNELEWIKNEIWANVWQTDQIVRIDPASGKVVGWIHLNGLLSEAERSRSDVLNGIAYDSEQDRIFVTGKNWPRLFQIRLRER; from the coding sequence ATGGCCTTGGTTCGTAATCCCGTCGCGAAGGTAGAGCGGTTGCCAGGATACGATGTGGAGGTTGTCGCGAGCTACCCACACGACACCGCTGCATTCACCGAAGGACTAGTATGGTACAAGCAGCGTCTGTTTGAGGGCACCGGTGAAGTAGGCCACTCGGATATTCGGGAAGTCGCTCTGCAGACGGGCCGCGTCCTACGTAAGCGTGCGTTGCCTTCCCCGCATTTCGGCGAAGGTATCGCGATCCTCGCTGATCAACTTTATGAGCTCACGTGGCGATCCGGGCGCGCCTTCCAGTTTGACGTGCGCACCTTTCGCCCAGTGCGTGAGTTTGCGTACACGGGCGAAGGATGGGGACTGACCACGGACGGTTCTTCCCTCATTATGAGCGACGGGTCAAGTACGATCCGTTTTCTGGATCCTTCCACTTTCGCCGTGCGACGCACGATTCAGGTTGTTGATCAAACGCTCCCGGTATCCCAGCTCAACGAACTTGAGTGGATCAAGAACGAGATCTGGGCGAACGTTTGGCAAACGGATCAAATCGTTCGTATCGACCCGGCAAGCGGAAAGGTCGTCGGTTGGATTCACCTTAACGGCCTGCTATCCGAAGCAGAGCGCAGTAGATCCGACGTCCTCAATGGGATCGCGTACGATTCAGAGCAGGATCGAATCTTTGTGACCGGCAAGAACTGGCCTCGGCTCTTTCAGATTCGACTTCGAGAGCGTTGA